The following coding sequences are from one Lolium rigidum isolate FL_2022 chromosome 6, APGP_CSIRO_Lrig_0.1, whole genome shotgun sequence window:
- the LOC124659425 gene encoding E3 ubiquitin-protein ligase SINA-like 10, whose amino-acid sequence MAEEVASKRIKTEKDHGAGPEPDGAAAEGGRSDGEIFVKIQSEVLCCRICLEPLKPPVFKCEAGHVLCSVCMEKLREVGSVLGLGIFCDVCRKNTSYCRCVELEQFIDAIKVPCSNQTYGCNESIIYHEKEKHETECTHAPCYCPENDCDFRGAACCLLDHFVTAHRWSPANFSYNKPLKISVARDHRFTLLVGEDQTMFLLTNTLTEIGSAITMVCVRPHESKPSYSCNISAAQVVAGGRAEGRLVFQKDPLVSSSSLVGGVQLGKFFLLVPPELADSSSGELTLHIRVDRLAP is encoded by the exons ATGGCGGAAGAAGTAGCGAGCAAGAGGATCAAGACGGAGAAGGACCATGGAGCGGGGCCGgagccggacggggcggcggcggaagggGGCAGGTCGGATGGCGAGATATTCGTTAAGATACAGTCCGAGGTCCTCTGCTGCAGGATCTGCCTCGAGCCCCTCAAGCCACCCGTCTTCAAG TGTGAGGCTGGACATGTTTTGTGTTCTGTGTGCATGGAAAAGCTCCGCGAGGTTGGGTCTGTTTTAGGATTGGGCATATTTTGTGATGTGTGTCGCAAAAACACTAGCTACTGCCGTTGTGTCGAACTCGAGCAATTCATCGACGCCATCAAAGTGCCATGCTCAAACCAGACATATGGCTGCAATGAGTCCATCATCTACCACGAGAAAGAGAAGCATGAAACTGAATGTACACATGCTCCATGCTACTGCCCAGAGAATGACTGCGATTTCAGAGGGGCAGCGTGTTGTCTTCTGGACCACTTCGTCACTGCGCACCGCTGGTCGCCGGCCAACTTCAGCTACAACAAACCACTGAAAATATCCGTTGCTCGTGACCACCGGTTCACACTCCTCGTCGGGGAAGACCAAACCATGTTCCTCCTGACTAATACTCTGACGGAAATCGGCAGCGCTATCACCATGGTCTGCGTCCGGCCTCATGAATCTAAACCGAGCTATTCATGCAACATATCTGCCGCTCAAGTTGTTGCTGGTGGAAGAGCCGAAGGGAGGCTTGTGTTCCAGAAGGATCCTCTTGTGTCGAGCAGCTCGCTGGTGGGTGGAGTTCAGTTGGGCAAGTTCTTCCTGCTGGTTCCCCCTGAACTCGCTGATAGCTCATCTGGTGAACTCACCTTACACATCCGTGTTGACAGACTGGCGCCATAG